One stretch of Streptomyces sp. 135 DNA includes these proteins:
- the leuS gene encoding leucine--tRNA ligase encodes MSETNSAAASEVAAPHRYTAALAADIEARWQDFWDAEGTYEAPNPSGDMEARDEAEAALVAKPKKFIMDMFPYPSGAGLHVGHPLGYIATDVFARFQRMTGHNVLHTLGFDAFGLPAEQYAVQTGTHPRVSTEANIENMKAQLRALGLGHDKRRSFATIDPEYYKWTQWIFVQIFNSWYDADAGKARPIADLVAQFASGDRAVPGSTRAWSELNAAERADVLSQYRLAYASDAPVNWCPGLGTVLANEEVTADGRSERGNFPVFKAKLRQWNMRITAYADRLLDDLDALDWPEAIKLQQRNWIGRSEGARVNFPVGTEGDAITVFTTRQDTLFGATYMVLAPEHELVDKVVPEAWPEGTHEVWTGGHATPAEAVAKYRAFAASKSDVERQADAKEKTGVFTGVYATNPVSGEQVPVFIADYVLMGYGTGAIMAVPAHDSRDFAFARAFHLPMRCVVEPSDERGTDTATWGDAFSSYEAKLINSSNEEVSLDGLDVADAKARITGWLATRGIGEGTVNFRLRDWLFSRQRYWGEPFPIVYDEDGIAHSLPESMLPLELPEVDDYSPRTFDPDDANTSPETPLSRNEDWVNVTLDLGDGPKKYRRETNTMPNWAGSCWYELRYLDPRNDQQLVEPAVEQYWMGPREGQPTGGVDLYVGGAEHAVLHLLYARFWSKILFDLGHISSAEPFHKLYNQGMIQAYVYRDSRGFPVPAAEVEERDGKFFFEGEPVKRELGKMGKSLKNAVTPDEICDEYGADTLRLYEMAMGPLDVSRPWDTRAVVGQYRLLQRLWRLIVDESTGEVTVADVAEADIDEATLRALHKAIDGVRQDLDGMRFNTAIAKITELNNHLTKAAGPVPRSVAERLVLLIAPLAPHVAEELWRKLGHTDSVVHQDFPVADPAFVVDESVTCVVQIKGKVKARLEVSPAISDEELEKVALADEKVVAALDGAGIRKVIVRAPKLVNIVPA; translated from the coding sequence ATGAGCGAGACGAATTCTGCTGCCGCCTCCGAGGTGGCCGCGCCGCACCGCTATACGGCCGCTCTGGCCGCTGACATCGAGGCACGCTGGCAGGACTTCTGGGACGCCGAGGGCACCTACGAGGCGCCGAACCCGAGCGGCGACATGGAGGCGCGGGACGAGGCCGAGGCCGCGCTGGTCGCCAAGCCCAAGAAGTTCATCATGGACATGTTCCCGTACCCCTCCGGAGCGGGCCTGCACGTCGGCCACCCCCTGGGCTACATCGCCACGGACGTCTTCGCGCGCTTCCAGCGCATGACGGGCCACAACGTCCTGCACACCCTGGGCTTTGACGCCTTCGGCCTGCCCGCCGAGCAGTACGCCGTGCAGACGGGCACCCACCCGCGGGTCTCCACCGAGGCCAACATCGAGAACATGAAGGCCCAGCTGCGCGCTCTGGGTCTGGGCCACGACAAGCGGCGTTCGTTCGCGACGATCGACCCCGAGTACTACAAGTGGACCCAGTGGATCTTCGTCCAGATCTTCAACTCCTGGTACGACGCCGATGCCGGGAAGGCCCGCCCGATCGCCGACCTGGTCGCGCAGTTCGCCAGCGGTGACCGTGCCGTACCGGGCTCCACGCGCGCGTGGAGCGAGCTGAACGCCGCCGAGCGCGCGGACGTCCTGAGCCAGTACCGCCTGGCGTACGCCTCGGACGCGCCGGTCAACTGGTGCCCCGGCCTGGGCACCGTCCTGGCCAACGAGGAGGTCACCGCCGACGGCCGCTCCGAGCGCGGCAACTTCCCCGTCTTCAAGGCCAAGCTGCGCCAGTGGAACATGCGCATCACCGCCTACGCCGACCGGCTGCTGGACGACCTGGACGCGCTGGACTGGCCCGAGGCCATCAAGCTGCAGCAGCGCAACTGGATCGGCCGCTCCGAAGGCGCCCGCGTGAACTTCCCCGTGGGCACCGAAGGTGACGCGATCACCGTCTTCACCACCCGCCAGGACACCCTGTTCGGCGCGACCTACATGGTTCTGGCGCCCGAGCACGAGCTGGTCGACAAGGTCGTCCCCGAGGCCTGGCCCGAGGGCACCCACGAGGTGTGGACCGGCGGCCACGCCACGCCCGCCGAGGCCGTCGCCAAGTACCGCGCCTTCGCCGCGTCGAAGTCCGACGTCGAGCGGCAGGCGGACGCCAAGGAGAAGACCGGCGTCTTCACCGGCGTCTACGCCACCAACCCGGTCAGCGGCGAGCAGGTCCCCGTCTTCATCGCCGACTACGTCCTGATGGGCTACGGCACCGGCGCGATCATGGCCGTCCCGGCGCACGACAGCCGCGACTTCGCCTTCGCGCGCGCCTTCCACCTGCCGATGCGCTGCGTCGTCGAGCCGTCGGACGAGCGCGGCACCGACACCGCCACCTGGGGCGACGCCTTCTCCTCGTACGAAGCGAAGCTGATCAACTCCTCGAACGAGGAGGTCTCCCTGGACGGCCTGGACGTCGCCGACGCCAAGGCCCGCATCACCGGCTGGCTGGCCACGCGCGGCATCGGCGAGGGGACCGTCAACTTCCGCCTGCGCGACTGGCTGTTCAGCCGCCAGCGCTACTGGGGCGAGCCCTTCCCGATCGTCTACGACGAGGACGGCATCGCCCACTCGCTGCCCGAGTCGATGCTGCCCCTGGAGCTGCCGGAGGTCGACGACTACTCCCCGCGCACCTTCGACCCGGACGACGCGAACACCTCTCCGGAGACGCCGCTGTCCCGCAACGAGGACTGGGTCAACGTCACCCTGGACCTGGGCGACGGCCCCAAGAAGTACCGCCGCGAGACCAACACGATGCCCAACTGGGCCGGTTCGTGCTGGTACGAGCTGCGCTACCTGGACCCGCGCAACGACCAGCAGCTGGTCGAGCCCGCCGTCGAGCAGTACTGGATGGGCCCGCGCGAGGGCCAGCCGACGGGCGGCGTCGACCTGTACGTGGGCGGCGCCGAGCACGCGGTGCTGCACCTGCTGTACGCGCGCTTCTGGTCGAAGATCCTGTTCGACCTGGGGCACATCTCGTCCGCCGAGCCGTTCCACAAGCTGTACAACCAGGGCATGATCCAGGCCTACGTCTACCGGGACAGCCGCGGCTTCCCGGTGCCGGCGGCCGAGGTCGAGGAGCGCGACGGGAAGTTCTTCTTCGAGGGCGAGCCGGTCAAGCGCGAGCTGGGCAAGATGGGCAAGTCCCTGAAGAACGCCGTCACGCCGGACGAGATCTGCGACGAGTACGGCGCGGACACCCTGCGCCTGTACGAGATGGCGATGGGCCCCCTGGACGTGTCGCGCCCCTGGGACACCCGCGCGGTCGTCGGCCAGTACCGCCTGTTGCAGCGGCTGTGGCGGCTGATCGTCGACGAGTCGACCGGTGAGGTCACCGTCGCGGACGTCGCCGAGGCCGACATCGACGAGGCCACCCTGCGCGCCCTGCACAAGGCGATCGACGGCGTGCGCCAGGACCTGGACGGTATGCGGTTCAACACCGCCATCGCCAAGATCACCGAGCTGAACAACCACCTGACGAAGGCCGCCGGACCGGTGCCGCGCTCGGTCGCCGAGCGGCTGGTGCTGCTGATCGCGCCGCTGGCCCCGCATGTCGCCGAGGAGCTGTGGCGCAAGCTGGGCCACACCGACTCGGTCGTCCACCAGGACTTCCCGGTCGCCGACCCGGCGTTCGTCGTGGACGAGTCCGTGACCTGCGTCGTGCAGATCAAGGGCAAGGTCAAGGCGCGCCTGGAGGTCTCGCCGGCCATCTCCGACGAGGAGCTGGAGAAGGTCGCCCTGGCCGACGAGAAGGTCGTGGCCGCGCTGGACGGCGCGGGCATCCGCAAGGTGATCGTGCGGGCGCCGAAGCTGGTGAACATCGTTCCGGCGTAG
- a CDS encoding cytochrome b/b6 domain-containing protein, whose translation MNPLHPHRQSRLLGAGALLLIPLLVVTGSDGFRAALDFTTGVLCLVSLTAAALWGLVATDRLFLRSRQRLLAQAVHRATAVASVGFLLLHGTVKIALDHVSLLGALVPFGLGVSGSAGLIGLGSLAGLLMVATSVTGALRSAFASPARIASRWRALHMLAYPAWCAALIHGLYAGRPPKPWVIALYALCLLGVAGAVALRAAPPPVKRKVAARVLALLEPEPGTSRRDRPRARDTASAPLPGTAADTAPAPGPTAGIWAAYRALTPTPPQPPRPTGPPPRAEPTDRWPTPCPPPPAEAPYVAPPPTYDTAYTSAYEPAHDPTHHPAYDSGPATEPLPRPFQAPSSGEPWNAATGGQP comes from the coding sequence ATGAACCCTCTGCACCCCCATCGCCAGAGCCGGTTGCTCGGCGCCGGAGCTCTGCTCCTGATACCCCTGCTCGTCGTCACGGGCAGCGACGGCTTCCGGGCCGCCCTGGACTTCACCACCGGTGTCCTGTGCCTGGTCTCCCTCACCGCCGCCGCCCTCTGGGGTCTGGTCGCCACCGACCGCCTCTTCCTGCGCTCGCGCCAGCGGCTGCTCGCCCAGGCCGTGCACCGCGCCACGGCGGTCGCCTCCGTCGGCTTCCTGCTGCTGCACGGCACCGTCAAGATCGCCCTCGACCACGTGTCGCTCCTCGGCGCCCTCGTGCCCTTCGGGCTCGGCGTGAGCGGCAGCGCGGGGCTCATCGGCCTCGGCTCGCTCGCGGGCCTCCTCATGGTCGCCACGAGCGTCACCGGTGCCCTGCGCAGCGCCTTCGCCTCCCCCGCCCGGATCGCCTCCCGGTGGCGCGCGCTGCACATGCTCGCCTACCCCGCCTGGTGCGCGGCGCTGATCCACGGCCTGTACGCGGGCCGGCCGCCGAAGCCGTGGGTGATCGCCCTCTACGCCCTGTGCCTGCTCGGGGTCGCCGGGGCCGTCGCCCTGCGCGCGGCACCGCCCCCGGTCAAGCGGAAGGTCGCCGCCCGCGTCCTGGCCCTGCTCGAACCGGAGCCCGGGACCTCGCGCCGCGACCGCCCACGCGCGCGGGACACCGCCTCCGCCCCGCTCCCCGGTACGGCGGCAGACACCGCCCCCGCCCCCGGACCGACCGCCGGCATCTGGGCGGCCTACCGCGCACTGACCCCCACGCCGCCCCAGCCCCCGCGCCCGACAGGCCCGCCGCCCCGCGCCGAGCCCACGGACCGCTGGCCCACGCCCTGCCCGCCACCGCCCGCCGAGGCCCCCTACGTGGCGCCCCCGCCCACGTACGACACCGCCTACACCTCCGCCTACGAACCGGCCCACGACCCCACCCACCACCCCGCGTACGACAGCGGCCCCGCCACCGAACCGCTGCCCCGGCCCTTCCAGGCCCCCAGCTCGGGCGAGCCCTGGAATGCCGCCACCGGAGGCCAACCGTGA
- the nadD gene encoding nicotinate-nucleotide adenylyltransferase: MGEQDMPTGPEIFPGTGPVSNGKRRLGVMGGTFDPIHHGHLVAASEVAAQFHLDEVVFVPTGQPWQKSDKRVSPAEDRYLMTVIATAENPQFSVSRIDIDRGGATYTTDTLRDLRALNPDTDLFFITGADALGQILTWRDTEELFSLAHFIGVTRPGHTLADPGLPKGGVSLVEVPALAISSTDCRARVAKGDPVWYLVPDGVVRYIDKRELYRGE, encoded by the coding sequence ATGGGAGAGCAGGACATGCCTACCGGTCCGGAGATCTTTCCGGGGACCGGTCCGGTGAGCAACGGCAAGCGCCGCCTCGGCGTCATGGGCGGAACGTTTGACCCGATCCACCACGGACACCTCGTGGCGGCCAGTGAGGTCGCCGCGCAATTCCACCTCGACGAGGTGGTGTTCGTGCCGACCGGACAGCCGTGGCAGAAGAGCGACAAGCGGGTGTCCCCGGCCGAGGACCGCTATCTGATGACGGTCATCGCGACCGCCGAGAACCCGCAGTTCTCGGTGAGCCGCATCGACATCGACCGCGGCGGCGCGACGTACACCACGGACACGCTGCGCGACCTGCGTGCCCTCAACCCCGACACGGACCTCTTCTTCATCACGGGCGCCGACGCCCTCGGCCAGATCCTCACCTGGCGGGACACGGAAGAGCTGTTCTCCCTCGCGCACTTCATCGGGGTCACCCGGCCCGGCCACACGCTGGCCGACCCCGGCCTCCCCAAGGGCGGTGTCTCCCTGGTGGAGGTCCCGGCCCTCGCCATCTCGTCCACGGACTGCCGCGCGCGGGTCGCCAAGGGCGATCCCGTCTGGTACCTGGTGCCGGACGGTGTGGTGCGTTATATCGACAAGCGCGAGCTGTACCGCGGCGAATGA
- a CDS encoding glycosyltransferase 87 family protein has protein sequence MTVIAFAAARRRVPLAAGACLLSFTAFWCAQRAADVSMIDLMVYRAEGETVREGGDLYALRTTEAHLPTTYPPFAALLFTPLTLLETPDMRTLATLGNLLLLTVFVALSLRLIGEARHARVESALWVSALAVWCEPVWTTLRYGQINLLLAVLVLWDLSRHPGHRWAGLGIGVAAAIKLTPALFAVFLLLTGAAEALRHGVWRPTVRHACVAAVSFTAATLLAAAVLPYDSWRFWTRMVFEAGRVGLAEDTANQSLRGVLARLLHTAEPGAWWAVSAAVTCALGLAAAVAAALHGERARAALCCAATALLVSPVSWSHHWVWCVPMVLTLGAEAARPGGRVRWTVAGAASLVFCSYALWWVPHGAGRLELDQNYGQMTLSALYVVTAWAFLLAGVRRWRTSRTA, from the coding sequence GTGACCGTGATCGCGTTCGCCGCCGCCCGCCGCCGCGTACCCCTGGCCGCCGGGGCCTGCCTGCTCTCCTTCACGGCCTTCTGGTGCGCGCAGCGCGCCGCCGACGTCTCGATGATCGACCTGATGGTCTACCGCGCCGAGGGCGAGACCGTGCGCGAGGGCGGCGACCTCTACGCACTGCGCACCACCGAAGCCCATCTCCCGACGACCTACCCGCCGTTCGCCGCCCTCCTGTTCACCCCGCTGACACTGCTGGAAACCCCGGACATGCGCACCCTCGCGACGCTGGGGAACCTTCTCCTGCTGACCGTCTTCGTGGCGCTGTCCCTGCGGCTCATCGGCGAAGCGCGGCACGCGCGCGTGGAGAGCGCCTTGTGGGTGTCCGCGCTCGCCGTCTGGTGCGAGCCGGTGTGGACGACGCTGCGCTACGGACAGATCAACCTGCTGCTCGCCGTGCTCGTCCTGTGGGACCTGTCACGGCACCCTGGCCACCGCTGGGCGGGCCTCGGCATCGGCGTCGCCGCGGCGATCAAGCTCACGCCCGCGCTCTTCGCGGTGTTCCTGCTGCTGACCGGCGCCGCCGAGGCCCTGCGGCACGGGGTGTGGCGGCCCACCGTGCGGCACGCGTGCGTGGCCGCCGTCTCGTTCACCGCCGCGACGCTCCTCGCGGCCGCCGTCCTGCCCTACGACTCGTGGCGGTTCTGGACCCGGATGGTCTTCGAGGCGGGCCGGGTCGGGCTGGCGGAGGACACCGCGAACCAGTCCCTGCGGGGCGTTCTCGCCCGGCTTCTGCACACCGCGGAGCCCGGGGCCTGGTGGGCGGTGTCGGCGGCGGTGACCTGCGCGCTCGGTCTCGCCGCCGCGGTGGCCGCCGCGCTGCACGGGGAGCGGGCGCGGGCCGCGCTCTGCTGCGCGGCGACGGCGCTTCTGGTGAGCCCGGTGTCGTGGTCGCACCACTGGGTGTGGTGTGTGCCGATGGTGCTGACCCTGGGGGCCGAGGCGGCCCGCCCGGGCGGTCGGGTCCGGTGGACGGTGGCCGGGGCCGCGTCCCTGGTCTTCTGCTCGTACGCCCTGTGGTGGGTGCCCCATGGGGCGGGACGGCTCGAACTCGACCAGAACTATGGCCAGATGACGCTGTCCGCCCTCTACGTAGTGACCGCTTGGGCGTTTCTGCTGGCCGGTGTCAGGCGGTGGCGAACGAGTAGAACCGCTTGA
- a CDS encoding NADH-quinone oxidoreductase subunit NuoF family protein, whose product MNASLPDVPEVRVVGLPLLTSGFDLVERLDLAMHLKVHGPLEPMAGEPLARLAEQIALRGRGGAGFPFDRKLRAVADAAIRRGVRPVVVVNGSEDEPACRKDTVLINRAPHLILDGALLAAEALGARSLVIGVTRDSTEASMRTALAERGLGNRRGSALRARVQRNPVRMVTGESSALVRSADGGPPLPPGRKSRTSDHGVGGAPTLLSNAETFAQLAVAARIGADRYCRTGLREEPGTVLLTLSGAVARPMVVEVPTGVPLRYVLQLAGAPALPQGVLTGGYHGKWLDGVTAHDAVISRAALEACGGALGAGAVLPIGEGTCPLGESLRVAHWLAAESSGQCGPCYLGLPAAARGLADVLQGGGPTALEALREVTRAVKRRGACKHPDGSAAFLESTISAFTDDLAAHVLGGGCGRPVEGVLPLQAEAPAAQAPSGRRLAVDWTLCQGHGLCADIVPELIQLGPDGFPSVAEASVPRYSEARASRAVRRCPALALRIEEDPKAASVVRPALPAALPPGRGRRALGSGRQ is encoded by the coding sequence GTGAACGCGTCGCTGCCCGACGTCCCCGAAGTCCGCGTCGTCGGGCTCCCCTTGCTCACCTCGGGCTTCGACCTGGTCGAACGCCTCGATCTCGCCATGCACCTGAAGGTGCACGGCCCCCTCGAACCCATGGCGGGCGAGCCGCTCGCCCGCCTCGCCGAGCAGATCGCGCTGCGCGGCCGGGGCGGCGCGGGCTTTCCGTTCGACCGGAAGCTGCGGGCCGTCGCCGACGCGGCGATACGCCGAGGGGTACGCCCCGTGGTGGTCGTCAACGGCAGCGAGGACGAACCGGCCTGCCGCAAGGACACCGTCCTGATCAACCGCGCCCCGCATCTCATTCTGGACGGCGCCCTGCTCGCCGCCGAGGCGCTCGGCGCCCGCAGCCTCGTCATCGGCGTGACGCGCGACTCCACCGAGGCCTCGATGCGCACCGCCCTCGCCGAGCGGGGCCTCGGCAACCGGCGCGGATCGGCCCTTCGCGCGCGCGTGCAGCGCAACCCGGTGCGCATGGTCACCGGGGAGTCCTCCGCCCTGGTCCGCTCCGCGGACGGCGGCCCCCCGCTGCCACCGGGCCGCAAGTCGCGTACGTCCGACCACGGGGTGGGCGGCGCGCCCACGCTGCTGTCGAACGCGGAGACCTTCGCCCAGCTCGCCGTCGCCGCGCGGATCGGCGCCGACCGCTACTGCCGCACCGGGCTGCGCGAGGAGCCCGGCACGGTCCTGCTGACCCTCTCCGGAGCCGTCGCCCGGCCGATGGTCGTCGAGGTCCCCACCGGAGTGCCCCTGCGCTACGTCCTCCAGCTCGCCGGCGCCCCCGCGCTCCCCCAGGGCGTCCTGACGGGCGGCTACCACGGCAAGTGGCTCGACGGCGTGACGGCGCACGACGCGGTCATCTCCCGTGCCGCCCTGGAGGCCTGCGGCGGCGCGCTCGGGGCGGGCGCGGTCCTGCCGATCGGCGAGGGCACCTGCCCGCTCGGGGAGTCGCTGCGCGTCGCGCACTGGCTGGCCGCGGAGAGCTCCGGGCAGTGCGGCCCCTGCTACCTCGGCCTCCCCGCGGCGGCCCGTGGCCTCGCGGACGTCCTCCAGGGCGGCGGCCCGACCGCCCTCGAAGCGCTGCGCGAGGTGACGCGGGCCGTGAAGCGGCGCGGCGCCTGCAAGCATCCGGACGGCTCGGCGGCCTTCCTGGAGTCCACGATCTCAGCGTTCACGGACGATCTCGCGGCGCACGTCCTGGGCGGCGGCTGCGGCCGTCCCGTCGAGGGGGTCCTGCCCCTCCAGGCGGAGGCACCCGCGGCACAGGCGCCGAGCGGCCGCAGGCTGGCCGTGGACTGGACCCTGTGCCAGGGCCACGGGCTGTGCGCGGACATCGTCCCTGAGCTGATCCAACTGGGCCCGGACGGCTTCCCCTCCGTTGCGGAGGCCTCCGTACCGCGTTACTCCGAAGCGCGTGCCTCCCGTGCCGTGCGCCGCTGCCCGGCGCTCGCCCTGCGCATCGAGGAGGACCCGAAGGCGGCGTCCGTGGTCCGCCCCGCGCTGCCCGCCGCGCTGCCACCGGGCCGGGGCCGCAGGGCACTCGGCAGCGGCCGACAGTAA
- the rsfS gene encoding ribosome silencing factor — protein sequence MTATDRSIELINVAAQAAADKLAHDIIAYDVSDVLSITDAFLLASAPNDRQVKSIVDEIEEQLNKQLGTKPVRREGDRDARWILLDYVDIVVHVQHSEERVFYALERLWKDCPEIDLPEEAKATRGKGAEHAEQLATEEADLDGELR from the coding sequence GTGACCGCCACGGACCGCTCCATCGAGCTCATCAACGTCGCCGCCCAGGCGGCTGCCGACAAGCTCGCGCACGACATCATCGCGTACGACGTCAGCGACGTGCTGTCGATCACGGACGCGTTCCTGCTCGCCTCCGCACCCAACGACCGCCAGGTCAAGTCCATCGTCGACGAGATCGAGGAGCAGCTGAACAAGCAGCTCGGCACCAAGCCGGTCCGTCGCGAGGGCGACCGCGACGCCCGCTGGATCCTCCTCGACTACGTCGACATCGTGGTCCACGTCCAGCACAGCGAGGAGCGGGTCTTCTACGCCCTCGAGCGCCTGTGGAAGGACTGCCCCGAGATCGACCTGCCCGAGGAGGCCAAGGCGACCCGCGGCAAGGGCGCCGAGCACGCCGAGCAGCTGGCCACCGAGGAGGCTGACCTGGACGGTGAGCTTCGGTGA
- a CDS encoding histidine phosphatase family protein has product MRNRGCRIILWRHGQTAWNLERRFQGSTDIELTETGVGQARRAARLLASLKPDAIVASDLKRAAATAAELAAVTGLPVTYEEGLRETYAGQWQGLTHDEIIARFGEQYAAWKRGEAVRRGGGELETEVADRAAPVVLRHAEKLPDDGTLVVVSHGGTIRTTIGRLLGLDAHHWEGLGGLSNCCWSVLGQGARGWRLLEHNAGTLPEPVLGDDD; this is encoded by the coding sequence GTGAGAAACCGCGGCTGCCGGATCATCCTGTGGCGCCACGGCCAGACGGCCTGGAATCTGGAGCGCCGCTTCCAGGGCTCCACGGACATCGAGCTGACCGAGACGGGCGTCGGCCAGGCCCGGCGCGCCGCCCGTCTTCTCGCCTCCCTGAAGCCGGACGCGATCGTCGCCTCCGACCTCAAGCGGGCGGCGGCCACGGCGGCCGAGCTGGCCGCCGTCACCGGCCTCCCCGTCACGTACGAGGAGGGTCTCCGGGAGACGTACGCCGGCCAATGGCAGGGCCTGACGCACGACGAGATCATCGCCCGCTTCGGTGAGCAGTACGCCGCGTGGAAGCGCGGCGAAGCGGTGCGCCGCGGCGGCGGTGAGCTGGAGACCGAGGTCGCCGACCGCGCCGCTCCCGTCGTGCTGCGGCACGCCGAGAAGCTGCCCGACGACGGCACGCTGGTGGTGGTCAGCCACGGCGGCACCATCCGCACCACGATCGGCCGCCTCCTCGGCCTGGACGCCCACCACTGGGAGGGGCTCGGTGGTCTCTCCAACTGCTGCTGGTCGGTCCTCGGCCAGGGCGCGCGCGGCTGGCGCCTGCTGGAGCACAACGCCGGCACGCTGCCGGAGCCGGTGCTCGGCGACGACGACTGA
- a CDS encoding LCP family protein: protein MNDRQYDPYAGSDPYAGEYVGEYAADQYAEQYQVVGYDEYGRPVYQLVQQQQQQQQQQQQPQVPQQYQGYGYDPYAGGQPQAYDTAWVPQQQQPQPQQQPQHEQQPQPQWEPERPQPGPEPERAPRAPEPERAPEPEYKTEQFSFIEEPDEDSEDVIDWLKFTESRTERREEAKRRGRSRVVALVVVLALVIAGGVGYLWFAGKLPGQSDGAGGAADATGPQKRDVIVVHLHDTKGGGTSTALLVNNATTGQGTTVLLPNSLAVSDDEGSATTLGKSVDDDGTTGTRESIDTVLGTEVEGTWRLDTPFLDNLVELVGNIDVDTDADVPDPKAKKKGEAPLVKKGEQQTLSGEMAVAYATYRAPGEDESAQLDRFGQVMQGILRKFSSDPQGATTTVESLAQVLDPSLREKDLGTFLAKLADRAKSGDYKTTLLPVRPDGTLSEKAGGTVVKDVLGGVAKSPEKGAALRVGVKNASGSKDAAQEARVSLVNGGYAFVDGGAGSAALPTSRITYADEADEARATEVAKTLGLPTSVVRKGATAPNADVSVVLGQDYTAG from the coding sequence GTGAACGACCGACAGTACGACCCTTATGCGGGCAGTGACCCGTATGCGGGCGAGTACGTGGGTGAGTACGCGGCCGACCAGTACGCGGAGCAGTACCAGGTCGTCGGGTACGACGAGTACGGGCGGCCGGTGTATCAGTTGGTGCAGCAGCAGCAGCAGCAGCAGCAGCAGCAGCAGCAGCCTCAGGTGCCTCAGCAGTACCAGGGGTACGGGTACGACCCGTATGCCGGTGGGCAGCCGCAGGCGTACGACACCGCCTGGGTCCCTCAGCAGCAGCAACCGCAGCCACAGCAGCAACCGCAGCACGAGCAGCAGCCCCAGCCGCAGTGGGAGCCCGAGCGTCCTCAGCCCGGACCCGAGCCGGAGCGTGCGCCGCGTGCGCCGGAGCCCGAGCGTGCGCCGGAGCCCGAGTACAAGACCGAGCAGTTCTCGTTCATCGAGGAGCCGGACGAGGACTCCGAAGACGTCATCGACTGGCTGAAGTTCACCGAGAGCCGCACCGAGCGGCGCGAGGAGGCCAAGCGGCGCGGGCGCTCCCGCGTCGTCGCGCTCGTCGTGGTCCTCGCCCTGGTGATCGCGGGTGGCGTCGGCTACCTGTGGTTCGCGGGCAAGCTGCCCGGCCAGTCGGACGGCGCGGGCGGCGCGGCCGATGCGACGGGACCGCAGAAGCGCGACGTCATCGTCGTCCACCTGCACGACACCAAGGGCGGCGGCACCTCCACCGCCCTGCTGGTGAACAACGCCACCACCGGGCAGGGCACCACCGTCCTGCTGCCGAACTCCCTCGCCGTGTCGGACGACGAGGGCAGCGCGACGACGCTCGGCAAGTCCGTCGACGACGACGGCACGACCGGCACCCGCGAGTCGATCGACACCGTCCTCGGCACCGAGGTCGAGGGCACCTGGCGCCTGGACACCCCTTTCCTGGACAACCTCGTCGAGCTCGTCGGCAACATCGACGTCGACACGGACGCCGACGTGCCCGACCCGAAGGCGAAGAAGAAGGGTGAAGCGCCCCTGGTGAAGAAGGGCGAGCAGCAGACCCTCAGCGGCGAGATGGCCGTCGCGTACGCCACCTACCGCGCGCCCGGCGAGGACGAGAGCGCACAGCTGGACCGCTTCGGCCAGGTCATGCAGGGCATCCTGCGCAAGTTCTCGTCCGACCCGCAGGGGGCCACGACCACCGTGGAGTCGCTCGCCCAGGTCCTCGACCCCTCGCTCCGGGAGAAGGACCTCGGCACCTTCCTCGCCAAGCTCGCCGACCGCGCGAAGAGCGGCGACTACAAGACGACGCTGCTGCCGGTGCGGCCGGACGGCACCCTGTCCGAGAAGGCCGGCGGCACGGTGGTCAAGGACGTCCTCGGCGGCGTGGCGAAGAGCCCGGAGAAGGGCGCGGCCCTGCGGGTCGGCGTCAAGAACGCCTCCGGTTCGAAGGACGCGGCCCAGGAGGCCCGGGTCTCCCTGGTCAACGGCGGCTACGCCTTCGTCGACGGCGGCGCGGGCTCCGCGGCCCTTCCCACCTCGCGGATCACCTACGCCGACGAGGCCGACGAGGCACGGGCCACCGAGGTCGCCAAGACCCTCGGCCTGCCGACGAGCGTGGTCCGCAAGGGCGCGACGGCACCCAACGCGGACGTCTCCGTGGTCCTCGGCCAGGACTACACGGCGGGGTGA